A single Lolium perenne isolate Kyuss_39 chromosome 6, Kyuss_2.0, whole genome shotgun sequence DNA region contains:
- the LOC127309421 gene encoding GDSL esterase/lipase At5g55050 encodes MANQSASYLLVALCLLVLVAKHAEARPPRLVPAVFVFGDSTVDVGNNNFLGGTRKEGKANFPQYGVDFPTSMPTGRFSNGFNTADQLAQLLGFPMSPPAYLSLSRPLKLHQLSKGVNFASGGSGLGKHTGRLIAGEVIPMSLQLEYFATVVEHISKSAGSRRTASFLSKSIFFISTGSNDMFEYSFSRSDDSKFLLGLVASYKHHLKSLYRLGARKFSIISIPPLGCTPSQRLRRLEQMGTQGCFDPLNDLSLRSYPMLAAMVEELAHELPGMAYSLGNAYKMVSFVFANPQTKDWHFTELVVACCGEGPFGASGCNQTVPLCPNRSDHLFWDGNHPTQAVSAIAAQTLFVGNGTFVNPMNVLQLVQL; translated from the exons ATGGCCAACCAATCTGCTTCATACCTGCTCGTGGCTCTGTGCCTGCTCGTGCTCGTGGCGAAGCACGCCGAGGCGAGGCCGCCCCGGCTTGTGCCCGCGGTCTTCGTGTTCGGCGACTCCACCGTCGACGTCGGCAACAACAACTTTCTGGGCGGCACGCGAAAGGAGGGCAAAGCCAACTTCCCGCAGTACGGCGTGGACTTCCCGACCTCGATGCCCACCGGCCGGTTCAGCAATGGCTTCAACACCGCAGACCAGCTAG CTCAGCTACTTGGCTTCCCGATGAGCCCTCCGGCCTACCTCTCACTGTCGAGGCCGCTGAAATTACACCAGCTTAGTAAGGGAGTCAACTTTGCGTCAGGAGGTTCAGGACTTGGCAAACACACCGGCCGTTTAATC GCTGGTGAGGTGATCCCGATGAGCCTGCAGCTGGAGTACTTTGCGACGGTTGTCGAGCACATTTCCAAGAGTGCAGGTTCGAGGAGAACCGCCAGCTTCCTCTCCAAGTCCATCTTCTTCATCAGCACCGGCAGCAACGACATGTTCGAGTACTCCTTCTCCCGTAGCGACGACAGCAAGTTCTTGCTGGGCCTCGTCGCCTCCTACAAGCATCATCTCAAG TCCCTGTACCGGCTGGGCGCGAGGAAGTTCAGCATCATCAGCATCCCGCCTCTGGGGTGCACTCCGTCGCAGAGGCTGCGGCGGCTGGAGCAGATGGGCACCCAGGGCTGCTTCGACCCCCTGAACGACCTCTCGCTCCGGTCATACCCGATGCTGGCCGCGATGGTGGAAGAGCTGGCGCACGAGCTGCCCGGCATGGCCTACTCCCTCGGAAACGCCTACAAAATGGTCTCCTTCGTCTTCGCCAACCCACAGACAAAAGACTGGC ATTTCACGGAGCTggtggtggcgtgctgtggcgaggggCCGTTCGGAGCGTCCGGCTGCAACCAGACGGTCCCGTTGTGCCCCAACCGCAGCGACCACCTGTTCTGGGACGGCAACCACCCGACGCAGGCGGTGTCCGCCATCGCCGCGCAGACGCTCTTCGTCGGCAACGGGACGTTCGTCAACCCCATGAACGTCCTGCAGCTGGTCCAGCTGTAA